A single Phragmites australis chromosome 4, lpPhrAust1.1, whole genome shotgun sequence DNA region contains:
- the LOC133916104 gene encoding probable E3 ubiquitin-protein ligase RHC1A has translation MSGGRQSYWCYQCRQRVRPHGREMVCPYCDSGFVAEMDDVDALMSHFIEMDPDFHRDPRFGIMEAISTVMRHGMAGMNREVDVRGRPNIISDLEMEFGSGPWLLFRGQLPGHLSEDNGFDMFINGRRGVGMRRANIADYFVGPGLDDLIEQLTQNDRRGPPPAAQSSIDAMPIVKIAQRHLSGDSHCPVCKEKFELSSEAREMPCKHLYHSDCIVPWLEQHNSCPVCRDELPTQDSTGASFSRASFSRSRSISQSQSSSSSSTRGRTNGRRRNLFSFMWPFRPSSSSSSSR, from the coding sequence ATGTCAGGTGGTAGACAATCATACTGGTGCTACCAATGCAGACAGCGGGTGAGACCTCATGGCCGGGAGATGGTGTGCCCCTACTGTGATTCCGGATTTGTGGCTGAAATGGATGATGTGGATGCTCTCATGAGCCACTTCATTGAGATGGATCCCGATTTCCATCGTGACCCAAGGTTCGGGATCATGGAGGCAATCTCCACCGTGATGCGACATGGTATGGCGGGGATGAATAGGGAGGTTGATGTCAGAGGAAGGCCAAACATAATTTCTGACCTGGAAATGGAGTTTGGCTCAGGGCCATGGTTGCTCTTCCGGGGCCAGCTCCCTGGTCATCTCTCAGAGGACAATGGTTTCGACATGTTCATTAATGGACGGCGTGGTGTTGGCATGCGGAGGGCAAACATTGCAGACTACTTTGTTGGACCTGGATTGGATGATCTCATTGAGCAGTTGACTCAGAATGATCGTCGAGGACCACCACCTGCCGCCCAGTCCTCGATTGATGCTATGCCCATTGTTAAGATCGCTCAAAGGCATCTCAGTGGAGACTCACACTGCCCTGTCTGTAAGGAGAAGTTCGAGTTGAGTTCAGAAGCGAGAGAGATGCCATGCAAGCATTTATACCACTCCGACTGCATAGTTCCTTGGCTAGAGCAACATAATTCCTGCCCTGTTTGCCGTGATGAGCTGCCAACACAGGATTCTACTGGAGCAAGTTTCTCACGAGCAAGTTTCTCACGCTCAAGATCGATCAGCCAAAGCCAAAGCTCAAGTAGTTCAAGCACTCGTGGGAGAACCAATGGGCGTCGAAGGAACCTGTTCTCGTTCATGTGGCCTTTCCGCCCGTCAAGTTCTAGCTCTAGTTCTCGTTAG
- the LOC133914323 gene encoding uncharacterized protein LOC133914323 codes for MIGYIESLEKLGFPLSPELATDVILQSLPASFEPFILNFHMNSMEKSMAELHGMLKTAEESIKKSSSHVMMVQKDSKKRKRKDKAKTSDEISSSKPKPVGKPKAGPAASDTCHHCHKTGHWRRNCKLYLEELKKKKGSKTSSSGTEKD; via the exons atgattggttacattgaaagcctggaaaaacttggttttccccttagccctgagttggctacggatgtaattctccagtcgctccctgcgagcttcgagccgttcattttgaactttcatatgaacagcatggagaaaagcatggctgaattgcatgggatgctaaaaactgctgaggaaagcattaagaagagctctagtcatgtgatgatggttcaaaaggatagcaagaagagaaagcgcaaggacaaggctaaaacttcggatgagatctcgagttctaagcctaaacctgttggaaagcccaaggctggccctgccgcttctgacacttgccaccactgccataagactggtcattggcggaggaactgcaaattgtacttggaagaactcaaaaagaagaagggaagtaagacttcatcttcag ggactgaaaaggactag